A segment of the Candidatus Afararchaeum irisae genome:
CTTATTATGACCTCCGAGGTAGTCAAGATGTCCGACAAGGGTCAGCTCGTGGTTCCGAAGGAGATACGTGATAGCGAGGGGTTCGATCCATCCGACAGATTCATTGCGATCTCTGTCGAGGACGGTGTCCTGTTCAAGAAGCTCGACATAGATGTTGAGGAGAAGTACGAGGAGCTGAGTCAGAGAGTTCAGCGACGTCTTGAAGAGAA
Coding sequences within it:
- a CDS encoding AbrB/MazE/SpoVT family DNA-binding domain-containing protein, which codes for MTSEVVKMSDKGQLVVPKEIRDSEGFDPSDRFIAISVEDGVLFKKLDIDVEEKYEELSQRVQRRLEEKGVAEDEVKEAVEWARE